The following proteins are encoded in a genomic region of Montipora foliosa isolate CH-2021 chromosome 10, ASM3666993v2, whole genome shotgun sequence:
- the LOC137973833 gene encoding UDP-N-acetylglucosamine transferase subunit ALG14-like yields the protein MDIFSISFFLAIIVFSALVLIVRTAYVLRKRGRVASLGRSKPLKVMVVAGSGGHTTEMMRLLGSLSPYYQPRIYVLAETDKMSAEKIAYFEKNRKENYHSEFKMIKIPRSREVRQSWLSSVFTTLNAVFFSFPVVFWEKPDLLLCNGPGTCIPICLAAFALKVAGLRHVTMVFVESICRVKTLSLSGKIMYHFADHFLVQWKQLQANYPNTLYLGRLV from the exons ATGGATATATTTTCCATATCATTCTTTTTGGCCATAATTGTCTTTTCAGCTTTAGTCTTGATCGTGCGAACTGCTTATGTGTTAAGGAAGAGAGGAAGGGTTGCATCACTCGGAAGAAGCAAACCTTTGAAAGTTATGGTAGTCGCAGGGTCAG GGGGTCATACTACTGAAATGATGAGACTTCTGGGATCACTCTCACCATATTACCAACCAAGAATATATGTTCTTGCTGAAACTGATAAAATGAGTGCTGAAAAAATTGCCTATTTTGAGAAGAACAGGAAAGAAAACTACCATTCTGAG tttaaaatgattaaaattcCACGCAGCAGAGAAGTTCGTCAGTCCTGGCTCTCCAGCGTCTTTACAACCTTAAATgctgttttcttctctttccctGTTGTCTTTTGGGAAAAGCCAGATTTG CTTCTTTGTAATGGCCCAGGAACATGTATTCCAATTTGTTTAGCAGCCTTTGCATTAAAG GTTGCTGGTTTAAGACATGTGACAATGGTGTTTGTTGAGAGCATATGCAGAGTAAAGACGTTGTCGTTGTCAGGAAAAATAATGTATCACTTTGCCGACCACTTCCTTGTTCAGTGGAAACAGCTTCAAGCAAATTACCCCAATACGTTGTATCTTGGAAGACTTGTATGA
- the LOC137973836 gene encoding TLC domain-containing protein 4-like, producing MNDSGLHEVFPKGKDWNFYFGVAITSFSLCLFLFHFVSPRFSCIVSSSYHQLSLAKRLDWDTRIGSNLHAVIASAIGLYCFTFDTETRDNAKLSRIGNSITMGYISADFVIILLSYKHIGDVVTVTHHLMAIWAYYFVVMYGVLPYFANFRQLAEISTPFVNQRWFFDMIGQPRTSKGWIINGYMLGVSFFLCRIAIMPMYYYNCYSFWGSQQQRALGGIISFYWISTSVVLDVINLYWFSKIVRGALKLTRKLRDRKEG from the exons ATGAATGATTCTG gTCTTCATGAGGTTTTTCCCAAAGGAAAAGATTGGAATTTCTACTTTGGTGTAGCAATAACCAGTTTTTcgctttgtttgtttctttttcactttgtgAGTCCAAGGTTCTCATGCATTGTGTCTTCAAGTTACCATCAGTTGTCTTTGGCTAAAAGGCTGGACTGGGATACAAG GATCGGTTCCAACTTACATGCAGTAATTGCTAGTGCAATTGGTCTTTATTGCTTCACCTTTGACACAGAAACTAG AGACAATGCAAAATTATCAAGAATTGGTAATTCTATAACAATGGGGTACATCTCAGCAG ACTTCGTTATCATACTTTTATCGTACAAGCATATTGGAGATGTAGTCACTGTAACTCATCATCTGATGGCAATATGGGCCTATTATTTTGTTGTG ATGTATGGAGTCCTAccttactttgctaatttccGCCAATTAGCAGAAATTTCCACACCATTTGTAAACCAGCG ATGGTTCTTTGATATGATTGGTCAACCAAGAACTTCTAAAGGTTGGATCATCAATGGCTACATGTTGGGAGTCTCGTTTTTCCTTTGCCGCATAGCAATTATGCCGATGTATTACTACAACTGCTACTCTTTCTGGGGCTCTCAACAACAAAGGGCCTTGGGTGGAATTATCAGCTTCTACTGGATTTCAACATCAGTGGTGTTGGATGTAATAAACTTGTACTGGTTTTCAAAGATTGTGCGAGGAGCCTTGAAGCTTACTCGTAAATTGAGGGATCGCAAAGAaggataa